From Procambarus clarkii isolate CNS0578487 unplaced genomic scaffold, FALCON_Pclarkii_2.0 HiC_scaffold_1167, whole genome shotgun sequence, a single genomic window includes:
- the LOC138362087 gene encoding BAG family molecular chaperone regulator 1-like isoform X1: MWLFGRFMRPNASKMGDPMYPIILCHGPNKHEILVWGAMTLGELANKIDEVTRIPHSNQKIIFKGRNLADHDITLATYGISSGTKVMVLGKKFDPEEDANFQAVVQIDHSCTRVERTLFDIIPQVDGISGGYLESRLCGETLGRLRKQLLAVNEEFMRLLEQLDSICFEETQTPARQKRKSVVKRIQQLMEKSDQLHENINQLRLKYN, from the exons GAGATTCATGCGACCCAACGCTTCAAAAATGGGGGATCCAATGTATCCAATAATTCTATGTCATGGGCCCAATAAGCATGAAATTTTGGTCTGGGGGGCTATGACCCTTGGAGAACTAGCGAACAAG ATTGATGAAGTTACTCGTATTCCTCATTCCAATCAGAAAATCATATTTAAAGGAAGAAACTTAGCGGATCATGACATTACCTTAGCTACATATGGTATCTCGTCTGGGACTAAGGTGATGGTTCTGGGCAAGAAGTTTGATCCTGAGGAAGATGCCAACTTTCAGGCTGTCGTCCAG ATTGACCATTCTTGTACCAGAGTAGAAAGAACCTTATTTGACATCATCCCTCAAGTTGATGGGATTTCTGGTGGATACCTTGAATCACGTTTGTGTGGAGAAACACTGGGTAGACTGAGGAAACAGCTTCTAGCAGTTAATGAAGAGTTTATGCGCCTCTTGGAGCAGCTTGATAGCATATGTTTTGAG GAGACCCAGACCCCAGCAAGGCAAAAGCGCAAGTCGGTTGTCAAAAGAATCCAACAGTTGATGGAAAAATCTGACCAGCTTCACGAAAACATCAATCAGCTAAGActtaaatataattaa
- the LOC138362087 gene encoding BAG family molecular chaperone regulator 1-like isoform X2, giving the protein MRPNASKMGDPMYPIILCHGPNKHEILVWGAMTLGELANKIDEVTRIPHSNQKIIFKGRNLADHDITLATYGISSGTKVMVLGKKFDPEEDANFQAVVQIDHSCTRVERTLFDIIPQVDGISGGYLESRLCGETLGRLRKQLLAVNEEFMRLLEQLDSICFEETQTPARQKRKSVVKRIQQLMEKSDQLHENINQLRLKYN; this is encoded by the exons ATGCGACCCAACGCTTCAAAAATGGGGGATCCAATGTATCCAATAATTCTATGTCATGGGCCCAATAAGCATGAAATTTTGGTCTGGGGGGCTATGACCCTTGGAGAACTAGCGAACAAG ATTGATGAAGTTACTCGTATTCCTCATTCCAATCAGAAAATCATATTTAAAGGAAGAAACTTAGCGGATCATGACATTACCTTAGCTACATATGGTATCTCGTCTGGGACTAAGGTGATGGTTCTGGGCAAGAAGTTTGATCCTGAGGAAGATGCCAACTTTCAGGCTGTCGTCCAG ATTGACCATTCTTGTACCAGAGTAGAAAGAACCTTATTTGACATCATCCCTCAAGTTGATGGGATTTCTGGTGGATACCTTGAATCACGTTTGTGTGGAGAAACACTGGGTAGACTGAGGAAACAGCTTCTAGCAGTTAATGAAGAGTTTATGCGCCTCTTGGAGCAGCTTGATAGCATATGTTTTGAG GAGACCCAGACCCCAGCAAGGCAAAAGCGCAAGTCGGTTGTCAAAAGAATCCAACAGTTGATGGAAAAATCTGACCAGCTTCACGAAAACATCAATCAGCTAAGActtaaatataattaa